The Xyrauchen texanus isolate HMW12.3.18 chromosome 4, RBS_HiC_50CHRs, whole genome shotgun sequence genome segment gtcagaaattacattacatggtaacaaagttgtaaaattgtctctatcttcacacagatgtggtcagtaagtgattttatgacagtaaaatcatgttaacacacacatattttttatgtcttgtgtctatacttttgaaacagtattttaatgttcattctaaatgacttccattgtaagtgtctcaatgtTACCTCGGTTTTGGCTTTTTctttgaagaaaaggagggaagagtcaaaatgaatttttgtggtaatcaacatatatAAACAGTCATGTTGTGCTTTTTCATGACCATGTAGAGATTAAAGAAAAAGTAACTCGGATCTATCAATGGAGTTCTTTAGACTTTTCTATATGCTTAAACTATGTTTACCTGACAAGCATCTGTAGTAACATTGTCCATCATGTCCTCCTTTGGTATGGGCAATCTGCACGGGGCACAAACATGCAAGCTATTCTATAAATTATTGAGGACACAATCGGTCATTGCAAATATGTCCATAAATGATGCATGTTTCAGATCAGATTACACTTTCTGTATTTGGCAttggcaaaataaatgtgataaactTCTTCCTTGTGTTCTTTTGCAGCTCTGTGTGGCAGCGCTCTTGCTGATGGAGATGAGAATTCGAAATTCCTTTGGCAAAGCATAAAAGGTAGCACTAGTGTCTCCGTCCCATTTGTTCTGAGGATTGTTTTCTGTTAGAATGCAAAAGTAATTAATTATCATGTGAACTCATTTATTTACCCACAGAATTCTTTGTTCATTCCAAATCTACAAATATGTTTGAGGAAATGCAGAAAGGTAACATAtttcttattgtttttatatattgttaaatTAAACACATGTAACAGTTGgctcataacaacagaaaacaccaCTTGTTCACAAACAACAAAGATGTACTAATATAAAACCCCAAttgcaaaaaagttgggacagtcgagtgttttccaCTTTGTAACATCCTCACTTCTTCTAATGACACTTATTGAGCATTTTGACACTGTAGACGCAAGTTTGTTAAGTCTAAGTATTATTGTATCATGTCATTAATGTGAAGCTTTCTTAAGTTCTGGAAAgtattaaaagtattattaataatacaaataataataatagtaataataagttTATCAGGccgaattttcccccattcattcaTTATACAGGTCTTCAGCTGTGCAATTGTAAGAGTCAATTCCAAATTCATCTCACTGATGTTTTGGAATTTTGAGCAATGTAGCCTTATAAACCTGTTAAATCTTAAAACAAAAATCTTAATAATCCTCATATATGTCAGGAAGTGCTTGAAATTCTGTCAGACTGGTTACACTATATGTATAACATGCTTAAAATGTAATGCTGCTTCCAGTGTTTGAGTCAAAAGCAGGCTGTGAAAGAGTTGTaaagcatgaaccaaaccaaccaacaaCATTACAGACTTTGTTATCCACAACATTCCCATTGTCCCATGATGCTTTGCTGGTAATAATACAGACAGAGTCAACAGTATAATATACCATCGATatacaacctcggagctcatggtctgtctgtttgaaaagctttataagttatcgttggaAATCAATTAGCCTATGGAAGACATAAATGTGATTTTTTCTTCcgaaaccagactgttgcactctatatccttcattaaaaatgtaatatctatGCTTACTTTGACCACAAATATAATAATACCAGACGTTGTGTGGATGTAATGACACTAGCGGTCCCTACACGAAACGCCACAATGGCTGAattgtgttacgtgaactgcctatgcaggtgtaggcaagctactgtGAGTGTAGGAACACACTGACTACATGTagcctccccagatgccccaaaaCTTCATATAATTCCCAACAACCCTGAGGGGGGGAAAGAGATGAATCTAGTATGGGACTGCTAGTTGCTGCCTTTACTCTCTAAGTTTGTCTCTAAACAGAACATTATATTTAGCTGGAgcctttaaatgctcataaaatgcactggggaaggcgttcttttcccttcctattctttcagggggaaaagacacaatggaggccacaccctgccctgaTGGGGAGGGTAAAAAAAGTGGCGAATATGTCATATGGGCCCGAGGCCGCACATGGAAGAAGCGTGTACCGAGTAACCTACTGGGGTAACtgagacctgtggagcacttaccccagtacagggcacgttagcacatgtactgggtcCGACtacaaattcctccactgaactcgtgagccagagggctaggaggaaggacatccatggTTCACAGATCGTGAAcacgcatgggagagaagagTGCACGGCTTCACCTCATGGAGGAGAAATGGAATTTTaaacaagcggtacacccggccagctgaccagCATAACAAAACTTACCTGTATGTACCCTAAAGGCCACGGGATggaaccggctcaacccggagattgtaaaatcttgaaggtattgggtgttgcccagcccgctgctctacagatgtctgctagagaggtgccattagcTAGTGcctacgaggatgccacactccttgtagagtgtggaATGGGTCTGGTAGGCAATGGCATCAGCAATGGCATCCACATTCccatgggcaagcctctgtttggagacagcgtttccaccaaagcagacaaagaactgctcagagaatctaaagctctgcgtgcgatccaagtagatgcgcaaagcacacaAAGCAGCCAAAGATGCATGAAAGTGAAACTGGTGTAGAAGTGGCACGaaattacatggttgcttcagtaaatatgagtttgtttttaaatttctAATTAGCATTTtgaaacactatcggttagggttaTGTATTGCTCATGGGTAACGATGTCGGTTTTCATTTATCTTTTAAGACACTCTAGGTTAGttttagggtaaagttttaggttggacatttcatttaaaaactgcagccaaacatttaAGGAAACGcgtaatttcagttttgcaaaaattttgcaaTGCGCACGTATATTTCATGAGCCCAGTCTGTACAAAGTTATTTCAAAATTAGAAGCCTATGAATTCATCATGTGTGTATGTTTTCTTCTGGTTGTGGGAAAACACCAGATATCAGAAGATATATTAAGCGATGGCATTCAAGACATTCTgcagtgtgttcatgtttgtttaatgtgtgttttctttGAAAGATCCAGGATCTCCACCTGTGGACATTGGCTACCAGGTGCTCATGGATCTTGTGGACATGAATCTGAGTGTTTTGAATGGCATCGACCCGTCTCCTTATGATGATTCCATCAGAGCAAACCTGGAAGGTAATGTTTCTGTGTGCTGTAATTCACATAAAGGAGACTCTATGGAGTGAGCTGTCActctttttactccagtgaatatttcgtatgatattttttttttaattttattctttAAAAGTAAATTTCTGTGAAGACATAaaccttaaaggggacctattatgcaaaattaacttttacatggtgtttgtacatcaATGTAAGTCAGCATTGTGTGTTCATGACCAccatataatgataaaaatccccCCACTCCTCTCTCTTATTTTTCTATTCATTAAAAACAGTGGACCAAAAAGTTTTTGACAGCACCACTGCAGTAgcttacataaattgccaaggtggtgtacgctcccgccacatgtcacgactcgcccgtcgtctcctcctttggagccaggaGGGACTCAAGTCCCTTCGTGCCATGCAcgtccccggcaacctcaatgtggtagcagaCGCGCTGTCACGCCAACGCTTGCCCGGTGGAGactggaggcttcacccccagtcggtccagctgatttgggaacgattcgtcaaggcccaggtagacctgtttgcctcccgagagacctcccactgcacGCTCTGGAACTGTGGAGACGAACGTgattcgccacttttacctcaaTTGATCAAATAACCATTCCGAAACTTCCTTACGAAGTCTAGTTATCCGAAGTAGAGATGTCAAAACTCAGCCATATTCTGGATACGCACCAGCTCATCtgaatttaaagacacacacaaaaacagctcgtttTAATCCCACACAAAAATTGTCATTTTCAACATGGTTTAAAAATTATCTGtaggggtattttgagctgaaacttcacagatacATTCTGGGGAGAATGTatcaccaaagatttaaattacatcttgtgaaaaggggcataataggtgccctttaaagtactgactactaataataataataccttttATTTATAATGTGCTTTTCTTGCACTCAAAGGGCTACAagattaaataaacacataaaatacaACATCAACCACCATAACAACAAATTTAAAAAGACTAACACAAAATTAATAACATACAGCAGCAACCACACATAAAACTAAtaactaatataaataaatattaaaagactACCTTAAATAAATGAGTCTAATGTAACTTCTTAAAACAATCCAAGGTTGGGGCGTTTCTAATAGTAAAGGCATTCCATAGCTTAGGGCCTCTGAAAGAGAAAGTACTAATTTCACGCATACCGTCAGCACAGTTAAAGTGCGGTTAATATCAGGGCCAGTACTGATGTAGATTTGAGTATCATCATCATAGCAGTGATAACCAAGGCCATACTTCCCAATAATCTGCCTGAGGTGAAGCATATAAATGCTGAGTAGAGTGGGTCCCAACACTGACCCCTGTGGGACACCCTGATGCACTGGTATAGTCTCAGACTTATTATTACCCAAGATGACAAACTGAAAGCAATCTGTAAGATCAGATCTAAACCAGTCATCCAAACAGTTTTTTGGGACTGGTGTGATTGCTGCTATTTTGAGTGTAGGGGGAACTGATCCAGAATTTAATGAAGAGTTCACAATTGAGGTGATATGAGGACTAATAGATAGAAGACAGTCCTTGAGAACAGATGATGGAAGGGGATCAAGAATACAGTTAGTTGAGTTCATGGACAATGGTTCTGACAATGAAATCAATATtgcaaaacttaaaaaaatcaTGAGTCACTGGATTTGTTGGTAGAATCTGAGGCAGCTCAGACAGAGGGAGCGGCGCACAAGCccggaaccaatcaagtagctgTGAGGGGGGTTTCCGGTCCAGCCTCGTGCTCGCggtacccgggaaagcatagcggacctctgtgcgtcaggcacaggtcatcagcatcagacggcgctgtaacgctctccgatgcagctgcGATGAAGcaggccgcactcatcccgagctcggatggaagcaagcaagcgttcCGGGGAGGCGGGTgattcgaggggatttacccggcgaacggagcccgtcattgtccccttcatcgcccgcggcacctgccccaatcctgtaggaaggaggcgaggcacggggggtggctgaagtggctttctctcatgacaaaagaaagccgcgaccgcaatgctgccatggctaagttctcgcactgagaacacgaaccattcataaaagctgcctgcgtgttatcgcagcccaggcacgcgaggcagcttttatgtctgtcagaggtggggagaaatcaaccgcatccagaaactacacagaggcagacagatgtctttaaaaagacgcgtcctgaaaaggacgttcaacgccagctgtgtatttgctcttttagagaaactaactcttttagagaacttttaactgcgctgtcaaagcgcccaggggcaaactgcactaccgtgcagagaaggagaaagccactgaagtgcgccgtagatccaacagcaggcaagcgtcagaggaacaggaacggtcTGTAACTcacagctgactgcatacacgaccatcggctccaaagaaaatttcggAATGAACTCGACATATTTCCCCGCtttcatacccgtatgtccaggggcggggtatgcaaatactgtctgcctaattctcattggccttttttcatagatcagaggcatatttggcgctcaagagagacccctagtgtcacttcttcgacacaacgtcgaagtgtgcgacagacagggaactaagGTTACTAGGACAAATACTCTGGCAGATTGAGTAATGATGAATCAAGCGCCTATGACTCGAACAGGATATGGTGATGCCAGCTCCAGTAATGCAGCGTTTCTGACGAGAGCCTCTGTGTACATAACTAGGCTGATGTAAATGTTGCATGGAATGCAAAGTCTGTAACAGGAGTACCTTATCATAGTGAGATCCACTTGTTTAATCCACTGCTATGAACAAATCCCTGATTTAGGATCCCTCACGCTCTGATTAAAATCAAAGCGAAAATGCAGAGAAAGCTCGATCCGACTCAGAAAGCAGCAGCAGAACAGGTCAGAGAGACAGTAGCACATCTAATCCAAATGAGGTTCAAACAATAAAGTCAAATTATAACAATGCAACCCAGCtgcagaaaatgaaaatgaaaatgtaaaatgaaaattttacatttgaaaactaacagtaaaaacaaacaaacaaacaataaaaccaGTGGAGAAGCGGCAGCTAACGTGCACCAGCGTCCTCTCCGAACTGGAAGTCTTCGATCAAAAGAGAGAAATGACTGAAAACGGCCCTCATAGACTACTAAACATTTCCACTTTAATGGCCCTTGTAGAAAAGATAAAGTTCATTGAGTACCCATTAAGATAtgaggtaagttgtcacaatgccaatttgtttgtttatttacagATTTGAGAAGAAcacttttgttttgaaatataaaacactgcctaaagtaaaaaataaaacaaatacattgaaaATGATATGCTGTCAGATAATAAACAATCAAATCCAACCACAAACCTATTTTTGATgtttctacaaaaataaatttacataTTCTCTGCTTTTTACAGAACTTTCTGGAGGCAAATCTCAGCTGATTTTTGAAGTCGTAACACTCAATCTCACTGACAAAGTGGACGCAAAATTGGACATGAAGCAATACACAGAGGATGTATGCAACAATTTGAATGCATGGTTCAGTTTCTGGCCATATGGTGAGTTGAACATTTTCTAATATGACATATACTACatatttcaattttaattttccagtcaaataaatgtaaacatatatatatatatatatatatatatatatatatatatatatatatatatatatatatatatatatatatatatatatatatatatatatagagagagagagagagagagagagagagagagagagagagagagagagagagagagagtagattttcttctaaaagagtggcgcaaatgaaagtgtctttttcaagatgccttttcatttgtgtgcatttcctggttgcggtcgatatctctccgcttctgatggccacgatcgctgtcttagGTGTTTGGGTGCAACCCACGTGGAGTCAgtgttcatggatggttcatgtcctcttTGCGAGGACATTGTCATGTCATgaacattgcggtcgtggcttgctttcgtaagagagcaagccaccccagcggctccccaactcggtccttctacctacaggtatgaggcGGGGTTGGCTAGCACTGGGGCCGATATGGGGACCTGCTCACGTCGGACATGCAAACTCTTTGGAGCTTGTGACAAAGATGAGTTATCGATGGCAGCATCAGAGAGCGGGCTCATCATGTCTGACGCCGAGGACTcagctggactcccaccctcagGTGTGGCAGCTCAGTCGCAGGCCGATGCCCCTGTTCCTTTATTCCCAGAGGTGCATAATGAGggaggtcagggaggacgaggagcagatcctcttagtggccccttattggccctcccagacttggttcttggacctcatgcTCCTGAAATGGCGTCTGTTCGCTAAATGGTGTTCAAAGACCCCTAGAGATGCACAGTAGGATCAAttctttccttcctgcaagagaagttggagggacggctgtccccctccaccttgaaagatTATGTGTCCGCTATATCGGCGCATCATTATGCAGTGAacagtaagtatttagggaagcatgaaTTGATCATTAGATTCCTGAGAGGcgtgaggaggttaaaccccccccagGCTGCGtctcattccctcatgggacctcttcttttgagccccttgagtcagcttaGTTAAAGGTGCTCTCTTTAAAGACCACCCTCCTGACGGTGCTAACCTCTATTAAGAgagtaggggacctgcaggcgttctctgtcagcgaattGTGCCTGAGGTTTGGTCTGGCTTACTCTCACGTTATCccgagaccccgaccgggctatgtgcccctTTCAGGGATctggtggtgaacctgcaagcactgccccaggaggaggcagacccagccttggtgtcattgtgtccggtgcgtgcccttcgcatctacttggatcgcaggcagagctttagaagctccaagcagctctttgtctgcttcgtggacagcggaaaggaagcgctgtctccaaacagaggatcgctcactgTGTTATTGATGCCATtactatggcataccatgcccagcatgtgctTCCCCCTGCTGGTCTGCAAGCCCATTCTatcaggggtgttgcggcttcttgggcattGTCCCACAGCGCCTCTCTAGCAAACATCTGTAGAGGCTGGgtaacacctaacacctttgcaagaatTTATAACCTAAGGGTTGAGCCATTTgtatcccgtgtgttatcaggtgacacaaacaggaaagttcgggtcagctggccaggtgtacagcttgcacatagcgcctttcccatCCCTTAAGGTGAAGACATGCCGCCCCAGTACGTGCGTCACTTAGGCCcccatactgaggtaagtgctctgCATGATGTGCTTCCGCTCCGACCCGTTAAGactgtgtgttgtattccacttaaAAGCCCCCCCCCTTCTtagggccgggtgtggtctccgcggtctcctcctctttggagggacaacGCCCAACAcggaccttatatggcccccagctgaacgatttagTAAATTTTGGGGGGAAAACAATAGAGAAGGCTACAggtgggccagccagtccttaaacttctgaaCAGTTAGCCACTCCCCAAGGtgtaggggaccgcttcatgcctgctgAAGTGGGGGAAGTTACGTGATGGCTTGCTGCACTGGCTATGAGGCACAAAGAGTTCTGCCTGTCTTGCACCACCAGTCTGCGTAActgctcttgtggcgttttccattgggacccctagtgtcaactcatcaacataACGTTGAGTgcatgacagatagggaatgtcatggttactgatgtaacatccattccatgatggagggaacgagacgttgtttccctcttgccacaacactgaaccaaccgtggaaatggccgggtctttggctgggagaaacctgagtgtgtgtttgcaagcggcactccttttatacctgtatgtccgtgtgtgtttgcaagcggcactccttttatacctgtatgtccgggggagtggcatgcaaattccacacggcaatttttattggccttttctcaaagatcagagatgtttgggctcccaagagtgaacccctagtgtcaactcatcgacacgtctcgttccctccatcagggaacggaggttacatcagtatcCATGACGTTTCTATTCACCATTTTCCTGATGTGCCTGACGTGAAGCTATGAACTCAGATTAGTTACACTGAAATCATAAACTAATTCAAGTTATTATGactgccaacaactgcacaagttgagcctgaactaaTTTTTACTCCAACAAACCCTTGAttgttgttctctgtctggaATGCTCGTGTAAAGTatccagctggtaggtagctgcgCAGTGTGTAAAATCTCATccacctggcctcaagaggtgcactagcaactgacgctggGGTTTTTAGCCTTCTCGTTAgcatgcccacctcccatgccggagaccccaGTTCGAATCCCACTCAGAGTGGGTTGAGCAGTACTGGTTACACTCGTATGGGtagtttttacattacttcttatgagaccagaaccagaaaacagtccagtgACACCCTgttaaaaagaccagcttaaccagcacacaaaacacaacataaactggATAATGATTCTAAGAACCATTAAAGAACCTTCATTTTGCATGTAtttggttttgtttctgtttttctaAACAGATTGTTGGACGAGCATTTGTAAATGCATGGCTGGGTCGATCTGGGGCAGGAAATATAACTTTCTCTACAACACCACAGGTGAGAATGGACCTGACAATAACTAGCAATTgtgtgtaaataataaatgaactACTGAGGTTTATTACTCATGCTATTCCACACTAATACTCTGTCAGATGAATCAGTGCCTTCTGTTCTGCGGACAAGTGAGATGAGAGACTATGAGGATGCTGGACTGTTGCTCAACTCACCGTTCATCTCAGTGATGAGAAAAGAGAGAGACGTTGATCTCATTATTTCTCTGGATTTCAGCGATGGCGATCCTTTCCTGGTATTGTACACATAATCTCATAAAagctcatttaaagggatagctcgaccaaatataaaaaattatgtcaagatttactcaccctcatgttgttttctttcttccatggaacacaaatggagaattgTTGAAGAATCTTCACGCTGCCTTTTTCCATAAGACAGTTTAAAATTACCAACAATTTTACATCATCTACCGaattttaaaagcataaaataagtcacttcagactATAAGTCGCAGGACCTTTTAGATAATGAAAAAATGCAACTTATGTTCCgggtttgtgtttatgttttagtttatgtttaggGGGAACATTTTACTTAATAATCCTCCATCtgatattcaccttaaaaaccttgtctgattacacgCCTCATTTCACTCGGTTTTGGCGCCCCCGCTGGGACATTTCACtgtgaaactgcagccaaacgtttaatgaagcacataatttcAGTTTTGTAAAACCGTTGCGAtgctcatgtaaatttcatgagatcaggctgtttttggagcttgagcACCTCCTCACTGTATGCTTTTATTGTATAGACAAAAACTACGTGAACATTCTGCTGAAGCTCAGAGTTGTGCAAAATTCTGAGTTTCATAATTATCTCCCTTTCAATTCATGAATTTTAATTGGCCACGCCCGACAGGAAGTTGAATTGGAATGATAGGAAGtggaatttactgaattgcaattcaaagaaatGCAACACAGTCACATACACAATTCATTAATCCAAGACAAATTTTGTGACAAATAATTactttattataatgtttttatcaAGTATGCCTATTTATTCCTAAATAGGTAGAATCAAATGTTTAACTTGACATAACATTTCTctctaaaaacaaataaatataattagcatagctctcccaatttggaatgcacaattcccactacttagtaggtcctcgtagtggtgtagtgactcacctcaatcagagtggcggaggacgagtctcagttgagacagtcaatccatgcatctgatcacgtgactcgttgtgcatgacaccgcggagactcacagcatgtggagactcatgctactctccacgatccacacacaactcaccacacgccccattgagagaaccactaatcaccaccacgaggaggttaccccatgtgactctaccctccctagcaaccgggccaatttggttaccccatgtgactctaccctccctagcaaccgggcctatttggtaaccccatgtgactctaccctccctagcaacagagccaagttggttaccccatgtgactctaccctccctagcaacctagCCAagttggttaccccatgtgactctaccctccctagcaactggcccaatttggttgctaaggagacctggctcgagtcactcagcacaccctggattcaaactcacgactgaAGGTGTGATAgtctcgctgagatacccagacccccaatcaaatgtattattaaaaaatatacttaaaaacAGTCAtgtgaatttctttgaatttcattCAATTTTAATTCTACTTACCAATTCTACATCCCTTTTACTACCTCAGTTGAAATTCACTCCACATTCAGGAATTGAATTGTCATTCTTCATTCATTCTGGCTgaatcatcttttgtgttttatggaGTTCATTTGTTTAGAATGACACgcgagtgagtaaattatgacagtgaacttttcctttaagctcCAAATTATGTTGTAATGCTCTTTCACCGCAGACTGTGAAGGAAGCTGCTAAGAAATGTGAGGAACGAAACATCCCTTTCCCAAGAATCATCCCACCAAGTGAGGACTCTAAAAACCCAAAGGACTTCTATGTGTTTGAAGGCAAAGGGAACGCTCCAACCGTGATACACATTCCACTCTTAAATACCGTCAACTGTGGAGGCAAGTTCATATTTTCAATCACAATCTGGAGTcataaaaatagaacaaaataaatCAACTGTGTTctgattgtgtgtttttgttttatcagatAAACTTGAGGAAATGAGGAAGAAATATAAAACCTTTCAAGGGTCGTACAGTCATGACATGATCATTGAGCTCATGGAGCTTGCTGGGAAaaacatcacaaataacaaaGAGAAACTGGTGGAAGAGATTCGTAAAGCAGCCAAATGAAACATGAGTTACTGTGTCCATGTGCTTAATACAGATAATGACAATCTGAATATTGGCTAAACCGATCAACTATATGTGCTCATTTCACAAGATAATGATGATTAATATCTATACCTTTCTCCATCATCTTTTAACATAAATCAGCTTTATTTTTCCTGCAATATGTGATTTTGTCTGACATGATCTGAGATTGATTATGTTTGcacttattttctgtttaatatgTTATAAATGTTTCTACATGTTTCAGTCTGTATTACATTTGGAAGACTGTTCCCTCATGCATTAAGCAATAATATGTTGATTACTAATAATCAAATCAACAATTACACAATTCATGATTGCTgattacaaataaatgaataaactgtTATCCCAAA includes the following:
- the LOC127643256 gene encoding cytosolic phospholipase A2 gamma-like — its product is MSASKPQKSCSVRIGHSLNKNEEEFVKRRKDIVLKCLEKLKIKCSQVPKIALLGSGGGERAMVGLLGSLDQLGKAGLLDCFLYLSGVSGSTWCMASLYQEPDWSSNLEAVKQKIVQRLFGSGVSWSEAFSKLETYYHEKKDNFSLTDVWAVMVVTSYVKEIDEHTLSERSGKNSKDPYPIYTVIDKHCKQHKEADPWFEITPHEAGYSFIGAFVDVSEFGSQFEKGSEITKQPEMDMLYLQALCGSALADGDENSKFLWQSIKEFFVHSKSTNMFEEMQKGSPPVDIGYQVLMDLVDMNLSVLNGIDPSPYDDSIRANLEELSGGKSQLIFEVVTLNLTDKVDAKLDMKQYTEDVCNNLNAWFSFWPYDCWTSICKCMAGSIWGRKYNFLYNTTDESVPSVLRTSEMRDYEDAGLLLNSPFISVMRKERDVDLIISLDFSDGDPFLTVKEAAKKCEERNIPFPRIIPPSEDSKNPKDFYVFEGKGNAPTVIHIPLLNTVNCGDKLEEMRKKYKTFQGSYSHDMIIELMELAGKNITNNKEKLVEEIRKAAK